A part of Salmo trutta chromosome 15, fSalTru1.1, whole genome shotgun sequence genomic DNA contains:
- the LOC115149173 gene encoding calcium release-activated calcium channel protein 1, producing MSLNEHSLQALSWRKLYLSRAKLKASSRTSALLSGFAMVAMVEVQLDTTYPYPPGLLIAFSACTTVLVAVHLFALMVSTCILPNIEAVSNVHNLNSVKESPHERMHHHIELAWAFSTVIGTLLFLAEVVLLCWVKFLPIRPKNHNPNNGTISAGVAAAITSTSIMVPFGLIFIVFAVHFYRSLVSHKTDRQFQELEELSNLTRLQNELDGRGESLMQSPSSQFP from the exons ATGAGTCTGAACGAGCATTCATTGCAAGCGCTGTCTTGGAGGAAGCTTTACTTGAGTCGAGCAAAACTGAAGGCTTCCAGTCGAACGTCTGCTCTACTATCTGGGTTCGCTATG GTAGCAATGGTGGAGGTTCAGTTGGACACAACCTATCCTTACCCACCTGGTCTCCTCATTGCCTTCAGTGCCTGCACCACTGTGTTGGTGGCCGTTCACCTTTTTGCCCTGATGGTTAGTACCTGCATCCTGCCTAACATTGAGGCAGTCAGCAACGTTCACAACCTCAACTCAGTGAAGGAGTCTCCACATGAGAGAATGCACCACCACATCGAGCTGGCCTGGGCCTTCTCTACAGTCATTGGCACCTTGCTCTTCCTGGCTGAGGTTGTACTCCTCTGCTGGGTCAAATTTCTACCCATTAGGCCTAAGAACCACAACCCCAACAATGGGACCATATCTGCAGGTGTGGCTGCTGCCATCACCTCCACCTCCATCATGGTGCCTTTTGGCCTGATATTTATAGTATTTGCTGTACATTTCTACCGTTCCCTTGTCAGccacaagacagacaggcagttccaggagctggaggagctaTCCAACCTGACCAGGCTGCAGAATGAGCTGGACGGCAGAGGGGAGTCCCTCATGCAATCCCCCAGCTCTCAATTCCCTTAG